The following DNA comes from Mucisphaera calidilacus.
AGGCCGTGCGTGCCTGGTACGGCAACGCCGGGATCAGCTTCCAGATCGGCACCTCCGAAGAGAGCGACCTGACCGAGTCTCAGATCCTCGATCAGTGCCGGATGTACATCGCCGCGGTCCGACTGGCCGACGAGTTCGGCTGCGACGCGATCGGCATCCAGTACCAGCAGGGTTTGAAAGATCTTGCCCCCGCGAGTGACCTGGTGGAAGGAACGCTCAACTGCAGCATTCGGCCGCCGGTGCGTGACGACGCGGGCCGGGTGATCCGTGAGGGCGAGGCCATCACCCACTTCAACGAGGTCGACGAGTGCGCCGGGCTGGACGGCCTGATCACACATCACGTCTGGCGTGCCATGGGCATGCAGCCGGACAACACCCTGCACGACCTGCGCTGGGGTGATCCCGACCGCAGCGGCACGACCGACGACTACGTGTGGGTCTTCGAGATCTCGGGCAGCGTTCCGCCGACGCACTTCGCCAACGGCTGGGCCGACGCCACCAGCGAACGTCAGCCGCCGATGTACTTCCGGCTGGGAGGCGGGACGATCAAGGGCATCTCCAGACCGGGCGAGTGCGTCTGGTCGCGTGTCTATATTCAGGACGGCCGCCTGCACATGGACCTCGGCCGCAGCAAAGCCATCGAACTACCACTGGCGGAGACGCAGCGACGCTGGGACAGCACCACCAGCCAGTGGCCGATCATGCATGGCGTCACCTACGGCGTCTCTCGCGACCAGATGATGGCCCGCCACCAGAGCAATCACATCCAACTCGTCTATGCCGATGATGCCGAGTCGGCCAACCGGGCCACAGCGGCGAAGGCCGCGATGGCCCACCACATGGGCATCGAGGTGCACCTCTGCGGCACCGATCACACCGGCAAGCCCTTGGCCGAAGCGCTGGTGTGATAGATGCATACGGAAACTGTTTACTCGAGAAAGGATTTCATCTTGTCCGGCTGATCTGTGTTGATCAGTTGCATACGCGCATCGCGCATCAGTCGCCATGTACTCTGGTTGTCAGGCGTGCCCCAGACGCGGGCCAGGCGGCCCTGCTCGGCGGTGGCGCGGGCGAAACGATTCAGCACGGGGCGAAGATTATCGACGCGGTTCCCGCCTGCCTTGCGCGAAAGCGTAGAAAAGGAACAGGAGACCATGGGCATCAGATGCGCTGGACGGTTCGAGTTGAGGTCATCGGGGAAGCGACCATCGATCCCGGAGTAGCGACCGACGGCGTTGGTCATCATCTCAATGGGCCGCTTGCCCGAGACGGCGACGATGACGGGACCGGGCGTGATACTGACGCTGCCGTCGGTATGGGTGGCGACGTGTCGAATCATGCCCGGGTATTGAGCGAGTTGCTGTTCGAGTACCGGCCAGGTCGTGCTGCCTTCTGACTTGAAATCGACCATCAGCACAATCGGTGTGCCCGACGGCCGGACCGACCCACCGAACGGGGCATCGGTCTGTTTACCACCACGCTGTTCGAAGCGTGTGTAAAGTGGGTCGAGATAGAGCCTGCGGAGTGTGCGGTGGCTCCGAATTTCGTGCTCGTCGTGTGCGACGAAAAGCTCGTCACCTCGCACGAAGACATCGGCTTCAATGGATAGCATCTCCGCATCAAGGGCGAGGGTCAGCGGCTGACGCTGATAGTAGTCGTTGTGACTGTGCCCCATGCTGGCCGTTAGCCTGAGCTGACCATCGGGGGTTGTGGTGACTTCCGCTGCGGCGAGCGATGCGATTGAAAACAGCACGACCAGGGTGGTGTTGATCACGAAGCGCATGACAGATCTCCGTCGAAACGTTTGAGGTTGGCGGGACATTACGCAACGACGTGGGTGATGACAAGCGTGCGATTGTTAAAACGCTTCTTGCACCTTTCTCACGGTTTCCTCATGTATCGCGCTCGCTGATTTATGGCGTAATGCTACTGAGGCCCGCGCGGTGTGCGGGTCACGCAAGAAGAGAACGTCATCAAACAGGAGAGCATCATGAGAAGCGATCGTCAGCAGACACGTCGGATGTTGCAGGGGGCTCTGGCCCTCGGCTTGCTTGGGGCCGCAGTGACCAGCGCTCACGCCGATCTCACGTCGGATTACCAGAACCTGATCAACAGCGATTCGGGGCTGATCAACTACTGGACCTTTGAAGATGTCGCTCCGGGCGGCAGTTTCACCACCGTTGCCGACGTTGTCGGCGGCCAGCACGGCACGGTCATCGGCACCGTGGATGCGCAGGCCGGACTCGTCGGCACCGCGGGCTTTTTCCCGGGCGACACAGACGGAGACATGATCAATAACGTCGTCGAGATCGTCGGCTCCGACACCAATGGATTGTTTGATCTTCAGGGTTCCTTCACGATCGAGGCGCTGGTCAAGACGGATCAGCTCTCGGCAGACAACTGGTCGGGCATTGTCTCGAAGGGTGATAGCGCGTGGCGTATCGCGCGCAACCGTGGTGACGACTTCATCCAGGGCGGAGCGAACGGGCTGGCCGGCGGCGTCACCAACGGCTTTCACGATCTGGATAACAGCATCTGGCACTACGTCGCACTGAGCTACGACCAGACCACGGGCGTGCAGACGGTCTACTTCGATGACTCGGCAACCTCCAGCACAACAACCCCGGGCAACAGCGTCGATATCAACGCTTTCACGGTGATGATCGGCGGCAACGCCGAGAAGCCCGAGCGCGAGTGGCTCGGCCTGATCGATGAAGTGGCCATCTACAACAACTCACTCTCCCAGGCCGATGTCAACAGCCGCCTCACCATCCTCGACGCCGATCCGGGCGCGATCGACGCGGTCAAAATCGCCTACTGGACGGGCGCGCAGGCGTCGGGCTCTTTCGGGGCAGGCGCGGGCTGGGACAATGGCAACCAGGCGCCGCAAACACTCGACGCCGTCATCATCGGCCAGAACGGCGACGTCTCGTTCAACCAGACCCTCGAGATCGACTCACTCGAGGTCGGCACGACACAGGACATCCTCAGCAACCCGAGCAGCGGCGAGGGCAAGCTGACCATCAACGGCGGTGAGTTGTACGTCAGCGGTGGCGCAGACGGCACGGTCGGTCGTGGCACGAAGGGTGAAGTCCTCCAGACCGGCGGCAAGCTGCACTTCGCCGGTGAAGATTTCGAGATCGGTGAAGACCCCAACGGCGACGGCACCTACACCATGACCGGTGGCATCCTGCAGATCGGCTACTGGGTCGAGGCACCTCAGTTCGACAACGGTTGGTGGATGACCAACGACAGCAGCGCCGGCGACGACCTCGCCATCGGACGTGACCGGACCGTCGACGAGCAGGGTAACTCCAGCGACGTCGCGAGCGGCGTGCTGGATATGTCTGGTGATTCCGAGGTTCGCGTCGCAAACGACGTCTTCCTCGACGTTGGTTATGCCGAGGTTCACATGACCGACAACGCAACCATGCGCGTCGGTGACGATCTGCGTGCGGCTTCCGCCGACCGCGGTGAAGGCTTCATGGACATCCGTGGCAACGCCCTGGTCCAGGTCGAGGGCCGCTTCTCGATCGCTGACTCGAACCTCTCGACAATGGACGTCACCGTCGCAGGTGACGCGACCGTTGAGGTCGGCATGTACCTGGTCGTTTCGGGTCAGGACAGCCTGAACGAGGCAGGCGTCGGCACCCTGACCATCGAGGACAACGCCACCATCAATGTCGGCTCGATCATCTACCGTGGTGATACCAACGGCGAGCCCGGACTGCCGACCGAAGAGACGCCCGCTGCGGACCGCGTGGCGGACGAACACGCCTTCTTTGTGGGCACCGGCAACAGCAGCCAGGGCAGCGGC
Coding sequences within:
- a CDS encoding PI-PLC domain-containing protein; the encoded protein is MRFVINTTLVVLFSIASLAAAEVTTTPDGQLRLTASMGHSHNDYYQRQPLTLALDAEMLSIEADVFVRGDELFVAHDEHEIRSHRTLRRLYLDPLYTRFEQRGGKQTDAPFGGSVRPSGTPIVLMVDFKSEGSTTWPVLEQQLAQYPGMIRHVATHTDGSVSITPGPVIVAVSGKRPIEMMTNAVGRYSGIDGRFPDDLNSNRPAHLMPMVSCSFSTLSRKAGGNRVDNLRPVLNRFARATAEQGRLARVWGTPDNQSTWRLMRDARMQLINTDQPDKMKSFLE
- a CDS encoding fucose isomerase codes for the protein MTAYDLPQSVRPEPVAPRTAVLVANGDLRASANATCWPAQQAMEKEAAEAFGSLGWKLERAHGEVDSPEGPHGFIDSQKRGREVFADVDPAAPLVVAEAVWQYSHHLLPGLLRHTGPILILANWSGTWPGLVGALNLRGSLTKAGRDHAILWGEDFADPAFRAKLKAWCERGTIEHDTSHVAKLTPDTLPPAERELGAALAEQLQNQPAILGVFDEGCMGMFNAIIPDHLLNPTGVYKERLSQSALYYAMTQVSDDEAKAVRAWYGNAGISFQIGTSEESDLTESQILDQCRMYIAAVRLADEFGCDAIGIQYQQGLKDLAPASDLVEGTLNCSIRPPVRDDAGRVIREGEAITHFNEVDECAGLDGLITHHVWRAMGMQPDNTLHDLRWGDPDRSGTTDDYVWVFEISGSVPPTHFANGWADATSERQPPMYFRLGGGTIKGISRPGECVWSRVYIQDGRLHMDLGRSKAIELPLAETQRRWDSTTSQWPIMHGVTYGVSRDQMMARHQSNHIQLVYADDAESANRATAAKAAMAHHMGIEVHLCGTDHTGKPLAEALV
- a CDS encoding LamG-like jellyroll fold domain-containing protein; translation: MRSDRQQTRRMLQGALALGLLGAAVTSAHADLTSDYQNLINSDSGLINYWTFEDVAPGGSFTTVADVVGGQHGTVIGTVDAQAGLVGTAGFFPGDTDGDMINNVVEIVGSDTNGLFDLQGSFTIEALVKTDQLSADNWSGIVSKGDSAWRIARNRGDDFIQGGANGLAGGVTNGFHDLDNSIWHYVALSYDQTTGVQTVYFDDSATSSTTTPGNSVDINAFTVMIGGNAEKPEREWLGLIDEVAIYNNSLSQADVNSRLTILDADPGAIDAVKIAYWTGAQASGSFGAGAGWDNGNQAPQTLDAVIIGQNGDVSFNQTLEIDSLEVGTTQDILSNPSSGEGKLTINGGELYVSGGADGTVGRGTKGEVLQTGGKLHFAGEDFEIGEDPNGDGTYTMTGGILQIGYWVEAPQFDNGWWMTNDSSAGDDLAIGRDRTVDEQGNSSDVASGVLDMSGDSEVRVANDVFLDVGYAEVHMTDNATMRVGDDLRAASADRGEGFMDIRGNALVQVEGRFSIADSNLSTMDVTVAGDATVEVGMYLVVSGQDSLNEAGVGTLTIEDNATINVGSIIYRGDTNGEPGLPTEETPAADRVADEHAFFVGTGNSSQGSGAVYQNGAGSLMTIGRIANIGFRTIGDYTITAGTFEVRGDAPISGVDFETGLSDDDGFVDGGGDVIIGVQGGSVGSFTYEGGTVDVFRDFTVGLGGEGTLKIVSGESGDADATGSFTIGGDLGFGGDFAGSEGGTGSLVAVLNGGEFTTIDVTGSNPETVGDLYIYDGATFDLELEGVAEVGRYLLISYAGDRYASDTSAADTGEFIETDVLQTLGIEYYLDYSVAGEVALVIESVDQLLLDGDFNFDGNVDLLDLSILAANFNQSAGVSGGDANGDGIVDLLDLSLLASNFGSSSVPEPAAAVLGLLGLGVVTRRRSA